Proteins encoded by one window of Cannabis sativa cultivar Pink pepper isolate KNU-18-1 chromosome 4, ASM2916894v1, whole genome shotgun sequence:
- the LOC115714850 gene encoding notchless protein homolog — MESGEGDQGGLLCILKDAEGIALGNHMFLPQTVTPQQLQHIVNQLLNNHEKLPYSFYISDMELVGPLSHYLESNKVSVEKALIIVYQPQAIFRVRPIYRCSSTITGHQDAVVSVAFSPDGQQLASGSGDTTVRLWDLNTQTPLYICKGHTSHVLCVSWSPDGKHLVSGGKSGEILSWDPLTGKQLGSTLKGHKSWVNAIAWEPVHITAPCRRFVSVSKDGVARIWDIVLRKPLISLSGHTDSVTCVKWSGDGVIYTGSVDRTIKVWETSEGKLIRELKGHGHRINSISLSTDFILHTGAFDHTGKQYSSVEEMKKVALERYNKMKGNKPELLVSGSDDRTMFLWEPFVSKQPKTRITGHQQVINQVCFSPDGQWIATASYDKSVKIWNGITGNFVATLRGHVGKVYQISWSADSRFLLSCSADTTLKVWDLRTRKLKQDLPGHADEVYAIDWSSVGEKVASGGKDKTLKLWMG; from the exons ATGGAATCGGGTGAAGGTGATCAGGGTGGTCTGCTGTGCATTTTGAAGGATGCAGAGGGAATTGCTCTGGGAAACCATATGTTTCTTCCTCAAACTGTTACACCTCAACAACTCCAACATATTGTTAATCAACTCCTCAACAAT CACGAGAAATTACCATACTCGTTTTATATATCGGACATGGAACTTGTTGGACCTCTCTCTCATTATTTGGAATCAAACAaag tTTCGGTGGAGAAGGCCCTTATTATAGTTTATCAACCGCAAGCAATTTTTCGTGTACGACCAATTTATCGGTGCTCTTCGACAATTACTG GTCACCAAGATGCTGTGGTTTCAGTTGCCTTTAGTCCTGATGGCCAACAATTGGCAAGTGGTTCGGGTGACACCACTGTTCGATTATGGGATCTTAATACACAGACACCATTGTACATATGTAAAG GACATACAAGTCATGTTCTTTGTGTTTCATGGTCACCTGATGGTAAGCATCTTGTGAGTGGGGGTAAATCTGGAGAAATTTTGAGTTGGGATCCACTAACAGGAAAACAATTAGGGAGTACACTCAAG ggtcACAAAAGTTGGGTTAATGCCATTGCTTGGGAACCAGTGCACATAACTGCTCCATGTAGACGTTTCGTTAGTGTTAGTAAGGACGGTGTTGCACGCATATGGGATATAGTATTGAGGAAACCTCTCATATCCCTTTCTGGACATACTGATTCTGTGACTTGTGTGAAATGGAGTGGAGATGGGGTGATTTATACTGg CTCGGTGGATCGTACTATAAAAGTATGGGAAACTTCGGAGGGTAAGCTGATTCGTGAATTGAAG GGTCATGGACATCGGATCAACTCTATTTCTTTGAGCACTGATTTTATCCTCCACACTGGGGCTTTCGATCACACCGGTAAACAATACTCATCTGTTGAAGAAATGAAGAAG GTTGCTTTGGAGAGGTACAACAAAATGAAAGGCAACAAGCCTGAATTGCTTGTTTCAGGATCTGATGATAGGACTATGTTCTTGTGGGAACCTTTTGTCAGCAAACAACCGAAAACTCGTATTACTGGTCATCAACAG GTTATAAACCAAGTTTGCTTTTCCCCTGACGGGCAATGGATAGCGACTGCCTCATATGACAAATCTGTCAAGATATGGAACGGTATTACTGGAAATTTTGTTGCTACTTTAAGAGGTCATGTTGGCAAAGTTTATCAAATCAG TTGGTCTGCCGACAGTCGGTTTCTTTTAAGTTGCAGTGCCGATACAACACTTAAG GTGTGGGACTTGCGCACACGAAAATTAAAGCAAGATCTCCCAGGGCATGCTGATGAG gtTTATGCTATTGATTGGAGTTCAGTTGGGGAAAAAGTTGCTTCTGGTGGCAAGGATAAAACGCTAAAATTGTGGATGGgctaa
- the LOC115715187 gene encoding CASP-like protein ARALYDRAFT_485429 → MTLMQPSTMDDLPGSFGTSASLALRLGQTIFSFASLLFMCFEVQFYSYTAFCYLVTVMGLVVPWSMTLVVVDAYSVFVKCLPRQPRTILIIILGDWALSLLLLSAACSTASVTDLLIDISFCSVKLCSRFQLSAAMAFLSWFLSLGSFLFNFWLLPQL, encoded by the exons ATGACACTGATGCAACCATCAACCATGGACGATTTGCCTGGATCATTTGGCACAAGTGCTAGTTTAGCTTTGCGTTTGGGACAGACCATATTCTCTTTCGCTTCTCTTCTCTTTATGTGCTTCGAAGTACAGTTCTACAGCTACACCGCTTTCTG CTACTTGGTGACAGTCATGGGGTTAGTAGTTCCTTGGAGCATGACATTGGTAGTGGTTGATGCATACTCTGTCTTTGTTAAATGCTTACCTCGTCAACCAAGAACCATATTGATAATAATTTTAGGCGATTGG GCTTTGTCACTTCTGTTACTATCTGCAGCCTGCTCAACTGCTAGTGTCACAGATCTATTGATTGATATCAGTTTCTGCTCTGTAAAGTTATGTAGTAGATTTCAGTTATCTGCAGCTATGGCATTCTTGTCTTGGTTTCTTTCCCTTGGTTCCTTCTTGTTCAATTTCTGGCTTCTACCCCAACTATGA
- the LOC115713779 gene encoding uncharacterized protein LOC115713779, whose protein sequence is MNFVSWNARGLGNPSAFRHLRLLVHEQAPCVLFIMETKLQYGNIDKFRKQLHFPNGIEVPRQGQGGGLMLLWKSHVTLSINNYSLNHIDCFVESHDGPSLHFTGFYGHPSASQRHLTWTLLRRCSDIAPSSPWFVLGDFNEIISHDDKIGGPRRSDSQIKAFRAVVDACKLSQLSFDGQRPTWTNKSHGSGHVKERLDYGFINNQWDSTFLIPSLQHLDFYRSDHRALKATITAKSDQTGTVEFKSRFRFEKIWLREEACADIILANWNRGDSSPLVQLTNNISDCASNLQQWHYSTFGNLRREIKDSHKHVAALQNSSSTAPEHFAALKNSEQILDDLLAKEEDYWHQRARISWMKSGDSNTKFFHQRANSRSSNNRIKKLKDAAGNTQTSESALMTIISDYFQSIFTSHQVDDHAINSILEVVPTMLDENARDIISAPFTASEVYTALHSMSDDKSPGKDGMSVMFFTNYWNIVGSLVTESVLEVLNNGADPTLFNSTIITLIPKVKKPQFITQYRPISLCNVLYKLVSKSIVLRLQPFLPLVISEYQSAFMSQRLITDNVLIAFELLHSLKNRKRGSQGYAAIKLDMSKAFDRVEWNYIAQIMLKMGFGTIIVNLILRCLQSVSYSFLLNGKVLGDLKPSRGIRQGDPLSPYLFLICAEGLSRLLQSKENNGSLYGLRVSRTAPSVSHLFFADDSVLFCRANPQSARSIQQVLDIYHRASGQAVNPDKCVLSFSPNTRQYHQNYFQQLLNMPIQPCHEEYLGLPSFSGRDKTRLFSGITDKIWKLLSSWKEQLFSAGGKEVLLKAVVQAIPTYAMSCFRLPATLCHQIESMMANFWWGSTASGNAIHWKNWNSLCKAKVQGGLGFRNFIDFNQALLAKQAWRLLESPNSLLSRILHHRYFLHGSLLSAGLGNCPSLTWRSIVWGKELLVKGLRWRVGTGTQINCKTDPWLPGHTDFTPFSFIGTDSSLQVADLINSHRQWDFSAVAANFGQADIDRILSIPLSIFPKADILIWNGTNTGCYSVKSGYYFANSLAEQQDTGSSNTYEHWWSKFWKLQLPSKLRIFVWKVFHNVLPVASELNRRHIAASPYCPLCKLQQETIPHALFLCSRAKEVWKISNLNLNFKLAASSSAEEFLLYVSGHTSTLEFEQFLTLCWSIWFERNAEFHDKPAKCPTAIKDFALQYIAKYQSVHAKSNVPCPDVAPAAPFPTSTSAAPSVDPWKAPPQGTYKLNTDAAFDKTNKIIGIGAVLRDSSGFIKAAFSKSIHGSYKAEEMEATALVYALQWLQSIGLSTDYIETDSLLVVQGLKVASHFNSAFHTVLNDVNYLVSYFPRAQVSHVRRSANTYAHVLAKFALTVDTDCS, encoded by the coding sequence ATGAATTTTGTAAGTTGGAATGCCCGGGGTTTGGGGAACCCGAGTGCATTCAGGCATTTACGCTTGCTTGTTCATGAGCAAGCTCCCTGTGTTCTGTTCATTATGGAAACTAAATTACAGTATGGTAATATAGATAAGTTTCGTAAGCAGTTGCATTTTCCTAATGGTATTGAGGTTCCACGGCAGGGGCAAGGGGGTGGTCTTATGCTCCTTTGGAAGTCACATGTTACTCTTTCTATTAATAATTACTCTCTAAATCATATTGATTGTTTTGTCGAAAGTCATGATGGTCCATCTTTACATTTCACTGGTTTTTATGGACATCCGAGTGCATCTCAACGACATCTTACTTGGACATTATTGCGTCGATGTTCTGATATTGCACCCTCCTCTCCTTGGTTCGTCCTAGGAGATTTCAATGAGATTATTTCTCATGATGATAAGATTGGTGGGCCTCGACGAAGTGATTCACAGATAAAGGCTTTTCGTGCTGTAGTGGATGCCTGTAAACTATCCCAACTTTCTTTTGATGGACAAAGGCCAACTTGGACGAATAAAAGTCATGGCAGTGGGCATGTAAAGGAACGACTGGACTATGGTTTCATCAATAATCAATGGGATTCTACATTTTTAATTCCATCTTTGCAGCACCTGGATTTTTATAGATCAGATCATAGAGCTCTCAAAGCTACTATCACGGCTAAATCTGATCAAACTGGAACTGTTGAATTCAAATCTCGGTTCCGCTTTGAAAAAATCTGGTTAAGGGAAGAAGCTTGTGCTGATATTATATTGGCAAACTGGAATCGGGGTGACAGCAGCCCATTGGTTCAGTTAACCAATAACATTTCTGACTGTGCATCGAATCTGCAGCAGTGGCATTACTCTACTTTTGGCAATCTGAGAAGGGAAATTAAGGATTCTCATAAACATGTAGCAGCACTTCAAAATTCATCAAGCACAGCTCCTGAACACTTTGCAGCACTTAAAAATTCGGAGCAGATACTAGATGATTTGTTAGCTAAGGAAGAAGATTATTGGCATCAAAGAGCTCGTATATCATGGATGAAATCTGGGGATTCTAATACAAAGTTTTTCCATCAACGTGCTAATTCAAGATCATCCAACAATcgaatcaaaaaattaaaagatgcAGCAGGAAATACTCAAACCAGTGAATCGGCTCTCATGACTATAATTTCAGATTATTTTCAATCTATTTTCACAAGCCACCAAGTTGATGATCATGCTATTAATTCAATTTTAGAAGTTGTCCCAACCATGCTTGATGAGAATGCAAGAGATATCATTTCTGCGCCATTTACTGCATCTGAAGTTTATACTGCTCTCCACTCAATGAGTGATGACAAAAGCCCTGGGAAAGATGGTATGTCAGTCATGTTCTTTACCAACTATTGGAATATTGTGGGAAGTTTAGTCACAGAATCGGTGTTGGAAGTTCTCAACAATGGTGCTGATCCTACTCTCTTCAATAGCACTATAATCACTCTTATTCCAAAGGTTAAGAAGCCACAGTTTATAACTCAGTATCGACCAATCAGTTTGTGCAACGTACTCTATAAATTGGTTTCTAAGTCAATTGTGCTGCGATTGCAACCTTTCTTGCCATTGGTGATCTCTGAATATCAAAGTGCCTTCATGTCTCAACGATTGATAACTGATAATGTTCTCATTGCTTTTGAGTTGTTGCACTCGCTGAAGAATCGAAAACGGGGTTCACAAGGGTATGCTGCAATCAAGCTCGACATGTCCAAAGCGTTTGATCGCGTGGAATGGAATTATATTGCTCAGATCATGTTGAAAATGGGGTTTGGAACCATTATTGTCAACCTTATTCTTCGATGCCTTCAATCAGtttcctattcttttctcttgAATGGTAAGGTTCTGGGAGATTTGAAGCCATCTCGGGGAATAAGACAGGGGGACCCTCTCTCGCCCTACCTATTTCTAATTTGTGCAGAAGGACTCTCACGGCTGCTCCAATCAAAAGAAAACAATGGGTCTCTCTATGGGCTGAGAGTGTCAAGAACAGCTCCATCAGTATCTCATCTGTTTTTTGCTGATGATAGTGTTCTTTTTTGTCGAGCGAACCCCCAATCAGCTAGGTCTATTCAGCAAGTGTTGGATATCTATCATAGAGCTAGTGGCCAAGCAGTTAACCCAGACAAGTGTGTGCTATCCTTTTCTCCTAACACGAGACAATATCATCAAAATTACTTCCAACAACTTCTCAATATGCCAATTCAGCCTTGCCATGAAGAATATCTTGGGTTGCCTTCCTTCTCAGGCCGAGATAAGACTAGACTCTTTAGTGGTATCACTGATAAAATTTGGAAGCTATTAAGTAGTTGGAAGGAACAATTATTTTCTGCTGGAGGTAAGGAAGTGCTATTGAAAGCTGTAGTACAGGCAATTCCCACATATGCAATGAGTTGCTTTCGTTTGCCAGCCACACTGTGTCATCAAATTGAGAGCATGATGGCCAATTTCTGGTGGGGATCAACAGCTTCTGGTAATGCAATTCATTGGAAAAATTGGAATTCTCTTTGTAAGGCTAAGGTTCAAGGTGGGTTAGGCTTCCGAAATTTCATTGACTTCAATCAAGCTCTCCTAGCTAAACAAGCTTGGCGTTTATTGGAATCACCTAATTCTCTACTCAGTCGCATATTGCATCACAGATATTTTTTACATGGTTCTTTGCTTTCTGCTGGTTTGGGCAACTGTCCTTCACTTACTTGGAGAAGCATTGTATGGGGTAAAGAGCTTCTTGTTAAAGGCCTTCGATGGAGAGTAGGTACTGGTACTCAAATCAATTGCAAAACGGATCCTTGGCTTCCTGGACATACTGACTTTACACCATTCAGCTTCATAGGCACTGATAGTTCTTTGCAAGTTGCTGATCTTATCAACTCCCATCGGCAATGGGATTTCTCAGCTGTTGCAGCTAATTTTGGACAGGCAGACATTGATAGAATTCTATCCATTCCACTTAGCATCTTCCCTAAGGCTGATATCCTCATTTGGAATGGTACAAATACAGGTTGTTACTCAGTCAAGTCAGGATATTATTTTGCAAATTCACTTGCTGAGCAACAAGACACGGGCAGTTCTAATACTTATGAGCATTGGTGGTCTAAATTCTGGAAATTGCAGCTGCCTTCCAAGCTTCGTATCTTTGTCTGGAAGGTGTTTCATAATGTATTACCTGTGGCTTCTGAATTGAACCGACGACACATTGCAGCCTCTCCTTACTGTCCATTGTGTAAACTTCAGCAAGAAACAATTCCACATGCTCTTTTCCTCTGCTCGAGGGCCAAAGAAGTATGGAAAATATCGAATCTAAACCTGAATTTCAAGCTAGCTGCTTCCTCTTCTGCTGAAGAATTTTTGCTCTATGTCTCGGGACACACATCCACACTTGAATTTGAGCAATTTCTTACCCTTTGTTGGAGTATTTGGTTCGAACGAAATGCTGAATTCCATGATAAACCAGCAAAATGTCCTACTGCTATTAAAGATTTTGCACTGCAATATATTGCCAAATATCAATCAGTGCATGCTAAATCTAATGTTCCTTGTCCTGATGTTGCACCTGCTGCTCCTTTCCCAACTTCTACATCTGCAGCACCATCAGTTGATCCCTGGAAAGCACCACCTCAAGGTACCTACAAACTGAATACAGATGCAGCCTTTgacaaaactaataaaattattggAATTGGAGCTGTGTTGCGAGACTCCTCAGGTTTTATTAAAGCAGCCTTTTCCAAGTCCATTCACGGGTCTTACAAAGCTGAAGAAATGGAGGCTACTGCACTTGTTTATGCTCTACAATGGCTTCAAAGCATTGGTTTATCTACTGATTACATTGAAACCGATTCTTTGTTGGTAGTTCAAGGATTAAAAGTTGCTTCTCATTTTAATTCTGCTTTTCATACTGTATTAAATGATGTTAACTATCTTGTATCCTATTTCCCACGAGCACAAGTCTCTCATGTCAGGAGATCTGCTAATACTTATGCCCATGTTTTGGCTAAGTTTGCTCTTACGGTGGATACTGATTGTTCTTAG
- the LOC115713780 gene encoding uncharacterized protein LOC115713780, with protein sequence MNVLSWNCRGLGNQRAFQFLKEIVSQKKPNFIFLCETKSDKSKMQRVGRALGFEGMFIVEAQGSAGGLVMFWRFQAEGRLLGYSTNHIDIMVSSPERGERRLTGVYGEPVRNRRHLTWELLRFLSRDSNLPWCVIGDLNNVMRQEDKRGGRRYPHQLITGFQQALTDCNLHDMELTGYPFTWEKGRGTQNWVEVRLDRALITPTFSQVFPLAVLTNLELSSSDHCPILLEPDIVQQFTPSHNNLAAKIKKCADVPGPWGKEITVLDQREAFWKQRSKQLWLKEGDQNSSYFHKTATTRKRHNQIDRLQDGHGNWVYWENGLPMEITSYFNNLFQSAGGTFQEIIDCVNTSIPEIAHEEFRQPVTEEEVKRAVFQMHPDKSPGPDGMTPAFYQKSWSIVGKDVIQMVHNFLATGEFEEGCADANIVLIPKNKKPENMTQLRPIALCNVSYKIITKVVVNRMKPFMDRVVSENQSAFIPGRLISDNVLISFEVLHYLKRKRKWKDGFMALKLDMSKAYDRIEWNFLEAMLHKLGFENWWTRRLVKCVSSACYTVIHGRHEIGPIIPSRGIRQGDPLSLYLFILCAEGLSAILQRYEARGLLHGCKVANGAPRISHMLFADDSYLYCKATMEETTRVQEVLSKFEEASGQKVNYSKSSIFFSTNTTLSTRNNISQRLGMSIAGTNSLYLGLPSTISRNKTAVFGYLKERVRKRIDGWESKFLSRAGKEILIKTVAQSLPSYAMSVFLIPIDITREMEKIMTKLWWQSSNKSGKGIHWLSWDRLCTHKKKGGMGFRHLRDFNLSLLGKQGWRLLVQPDSLVAKIFKARYYPNNSYLDASLGNNPSFVWRSVWEAQQLVRKGLRWCVGDGTEINVLNEPWLPCSDNPYVSTSHPSLIGAKVHSLMKINDTGWDMEILEDLFEERDRRLIVKIPLQQSAAKDTLTWAYEASGIYSVKSAYKLLQQVNGRWDNDDDAASTFWATMWRLKIPPKVKNTLWRAGKNCLPTLCMLQTKRVNVNSLCPICREEEETILHALVTCSHIKQVWDRVGIGTNITPDITLFLDWCIRVFTGADSSKRCLIATLCWAIWSARNDFVWQKKVVNADRIVVLARGYLDQWTNAQNTLIESSWSGFQTGDGVEQWSAPSENSIKINVDAALFEDGTSHRIGMVARDHHGFLVEGRTEHFQGAATPEVAEAIGVREALSWIKKKNWQQASIETDCLMVVQALRNSIKMLSLFGQIIDECKRLSSELKHVSIFFVKRSANVVAHNFARASILFPGCLFGMESVPTDLLHCLVTEFVG encoded by the exons ATGAATGTGTTAAGTTGGAATTgtcgtgggcttgggaaccagCGGGCTTTTCAATTCCTTAAGGAGATTGTGTCTCAAAAGAAACccaattttattttcctttgtGAAACAAAAAGTGACAAAAGCAAAATGCAAAGAGTGGGCCGTGCTTTGGGCTTTGAAGGAATGTTCATTGTGGAAGCCCAAGGAAGTGCTGGGGGATTGGTTATGTTCTGGCGTTTTCAAGCAGAGGGTCGACTTCTTGGCTACTCAACAAACCATATCGACATCATGGTTTCTTCACCAGAGAGAGGCGAGCGGAGGTTAACGGGTGTCTATGGGGAACCAGTTCGAAACAGACGACATTTAACATGGGAGCTCCTTCGGTTCCTATCAAGAGATTCCAATCTCCCATGGTGTGTAATCGGGGACTTAAACAATGTGATGAGGCAGGAAGATAAAAGAGGAGGTCGGCGTTATCCGCACCAGTTGATAACTGGTTTCCAACAAGCATTGACGGACTGCAATTTACATGACATGGAATTGACGGGTTATCCATTTACATGGGAGAAAGGCCGAGGCACTCAAAACTGGGTAGAGGTGCGGCTTGACAGAGCACTGATCACTCCAACTTTTTCTCAGGTTTTTCCTCTTGCTGTTCTCACTAATTTGGAATTATCATCTTCTGACCATTGCCCAATTCTCTTGGAACCCGACATTGTTCAACAATTCACTCCTAGCC ACAACAATTTAGCAGCAAAAATAAAGAAGTGTGCCGATGTGCCTGGTCCTTGGGGAAAAGAAATCACAG TGCTCGACCAAAGAGAAGCTTTCTGGAAACAACGTTCAAAACAGTTATGGTTGAAAGAGGGGGATCAAAACAGTAGCTATTTTCACAAAACTGCTACTACTCGAAAAAGGCATAATCAGATTGATCGGTTGCAAGATGGCCATGGTAATTGGGTATATTGGGAGAATGGATTACCAATGGAAATTACTAGTTACTTTAACAATCTTTTCCAATCGGCAGGAGGCACTTTCCAGGAGATAATTGATTGTGTTAACACCTCTATTCCTGAAATAGCTCATGAAGAATTCCGTCAACCAGTTACAGAAGAAGAGGTCAAAAGAGCAGTTTTTCAGATGCACCCCGACAAAAGCCCAGGGCCAGACGGTATGACACCAGCCTTTTATCAAAAAAGTTGGTCAATTGTAGGCAAGGATGTAATTCAAATGGTTCACAATTTTCTTGCTACTGGAGAGTTTGAAGAGGGCTGCGCCGATGCCAATATTGTTCTAATCCCGAAGAACAAGAAACCCGAGAACATGACTCAACTTCGGCCAATTGCTCTGTGTAATGTGTCCTATAAAATCATAACTAAGGTTGTGGTTAACCGCATGAAGCCTTTCATGGACAGAGTGGTGTCGGAGAATCAAAGCGCCTTCATACCAGGTAGACTCATTTCAGATAATGTGCTTATTTCTTTTGAAGTCTTACATTATTTGAAGAGAAAGCGGAAATGGAAAGATGGTTTCATGGCGCTAAAGCTTGACATGAGCAAAGCCTACGACAGAATAGAATGGAATTTCCTTGAAGCCATGCTCCATAAGCTAGGCTTTGAAAACTGGTGGACTAGGCGTCTAGTGAAGTGTGTTTCTTCAGCGTGCTATACAGTGATTCATGGTAGACACGAAATCGGCCCCATCATTCCTTCAagaggtattagacagggagaTCCACTATCCCTCTATCTTTTTATCCTATGTGCTGAGGGCCTTTCAGCGATCCTACAACGATACGAAGCACGTGGTTTATTACATGGTTGCAAAGTTGCAAATGGTGCCCCCCGAATATCGCATATGTTATTTGCGGACGACAGTTACCTATATTGTAAGGCAACTATGGAAGAAACTACAAGAGTACAAGAGGTGTTGAGCAAATTTGAAGAGGCTTCAGGTCAGAAAGTTAACTACTCTAAGTCCTCTATTTTTTTCAGCACTAACACAACCTTGTCAACTCGTAACAATATTAGCCAAAGGCTCGGCATGTCTATAGCAGGGACTAATAGTCTATATCTTGGACTTCCTAGCACCATATCTCGCAACAAGACAGCTGTTTTTGGTTACTTAAAGGAGCGAGTTCGAAAACGAATTGACGGTTGGGAATCAAAATTCCTTTCTCGGGCAGGGAAAGAGATTTTAATAAAAACTGTGGCTCAATCTCTACCAAGCTATGCTATGAGCGTGTTCCTAATTCCAATTGACATTACTCGGGAGATGGAGAAAATTATGACAAAGCTTTGGTGGCAATCTTCTAACAAGTCAGGAAAAGGGATCCATTGGCTTTCTTGGGACCGACTGTGTACTCACAAGAAAAAAGGGGGTATGGGCTTTCGTCATCTTCGTGATTTTAACTTGTCACTTCTTGGCAAGCAAGGTTGGCGACTCCTAGTGCAACCCGACTCTCTCGTTGCCAAGATTTTTAAGGCTCGCTACTACCCCAACAACTCTTATCTTGATGCCTCTCTAGGTAACAATCCTAGTTTTGTTTGGCGTAGTGTATGGGAAGCGCAACAACTTGTAAGGAAAGGTCTTCGTTGGTGTGTAGGAGATGGAACTGAAATCAATGTTCTTAACGAACCATGGCTGCCTTGTTCTGATAATCCTTATGTCTCTACTTCTCATCCTAGCTTAATTGGTGCTAAAGTCCATAGCCTAATGAAGATAAATGACACAGGTTGGGATATGGAAATTTTAGAAGATTTATTTGAGGAAAGAGATAGAAGATTGATAGTGAAAATTCCCTTGCAACAATCGGCAGCTAAAGATACATTGACATGGGCATATGAAGCTTCGGGTATATACTCAGTCAAAAGTGCCTACAAGCTCCTCCAACAAGTTAATGGTAGATgggataatgatgatgatgctgCATCAACTTTCTGGGCTACTATGTGGCGTCTAAAAATCCCTCCTAAAGTGAAGAATACTCTTTGGCGTGCGGGTAAGAACTGCCTTCCTACTCTTTGTATGCTGCAAACGAAGAGAGTTAATGTTAACTCTCTCTGCCCGATTTGTAGAGAGGAAGAAGAGACTATATTACATGCCTTGGTCACTTGTTCACACATAAAACAAGTTTGGGATCGAGTAGGAATTGGTACAAATATCACCCCCGATATCACTCTTTTTCTTGACTGGTGCATTCGGGTTTTTACTGGTGCCGACTCAAGCAAAAGATGCTTAATTGCAACACTTTGTTGGGCGATTTGGAGTGCCCGAAATGATTTTGTTTGGCAAAAAAAGGTGGTAAACGCTGACAGAATTGTAGTGTTAGCTAGAGGTTATCTTGATCAATGGACAAATGCTCAAAACACTCTCATTGAGTCATCATGGTCTGGTTTTCAGACGGGTGATGGGGTTGAGCAATGGTCCGCTCCAAGTGAAAATAGTATCAAGATCAATGTTGACGCTGCTCTTTTTGAGGATGGAACCAGCCACAGGATCGGTATGGTAGCTCGTGACCATCACGGTTTCCTAGTCGAAGGCCGAACTGAACACTTTCAAGGGGCTGCTACTCCGGAAGTCGCTGAAGCAATCGGGGTCAGAGAAGCCTTGAGTTGGATCAAGAAGAAAAACTGGCAGCAAGCTAGTATTGAAACGGATTGTCTAATGGTGGTTCAAGCACTTCGAAATTCAATTAAAATGTTATCTTTGTTTGGACAAATCATTGATGAGTGTAAACGACTCTCCTCGGAACTAAAGCATGTTTCTATTTTCTTTGTTAAACGATCAGCTAATGTGGTAGCTCACAACTTTGCACGAGCTTCTATATTATTTCCTGGTTGTCTTTTTGGTATGGAGTCTGTTCCTACCGATTTGTTACATTGTCTTGTAACTGAGTTTGTtggttaa
- the LOC115712250 gene encoding oxygen-evolving enhancer protein 1, chloroplastic codes for MAASLQAAATLMQPTKMGSNASRGGLQLRSSQSVSKAFGVESCGGARLTCSLQTDFKDLAQKCLDATKIAGFALATSALVVSGASAEGAPKRLTFDEIQSKTYMEVKGTGTANQCPTIDGGVESFAFKAGKYNAKKFCLEPTSFTVKAEGVSKNAPAEFQNTKLMTRLTYTLDEIEGPFEVSSDGTVKFEEKDGIDYAAVTVQLPGGERVPFLFTIKQLVASGKPESFSGEFLVPSYRGSSFLDPKGRGGSTGYDNAVALPAGGRGDEEELQKENVKNTASSTGKITLSVTKTKPETGEVIGVFESVQPSDTDLGAKVPKDVKIQGVWYAQLDS; via the exons ATGGCAGCCTCGCTACAAGCAGCGGCCACTCTAATGCAGCCCACTAAGATGGGGTCTAATGCTAGCCGAGGTGGGTTGCAACTGAGGTCTTCTCAGAGTGTTTCAAAGGCTTTTGGTGTTGAGAGTTGTGGTGGAGCCAGGCTCACTTGCTCACTCCAAACTGACTTTAAGGATTTGGCCCAAAAGTGCCTTGATGCTACTAAGATCGCTGGCTTTGCTCTTGCCACTTCTGCTCTTGTTGTCTCG GGAGCAAGTGCAGAAGGAGCACCAAAACGTCTAACATTCGACGAAATCCAAAGCAAGACATACATGGAAGTGAAAGGAACAGGAACAGCAAACCAATGCCCAACAATCGACGGCGGTGTCGAGTCATTCGCCTTCAAAGCGGGGAAATACAACGCGAAAAAGTTCTGTTTGGAGCCAACTTCATTCACAGTGAAAGCAGAAGGAGTTAGCAAGAACGCCCCAGCAGAATTCCAAAACACCAAGCTCATGACACGTCTAACTTACACCTTGGACGAGATCGAAGGACCTTTCGAGGTCTCGAGCGACGGGACAGTCAAGTTCGAGGAGAAAGACGGCATAGACTACGCCGCAGTCACCGTCCAGCTCCCGGGAGGTGAACGCGTGCCATTCCTATTCACAATCAAGCAACTTGTGGCTTCTGGCAAACCCGAAAGCTTCAGCGGTGAGTTTCTTGTCCCGTCGTACCGTGGTTCGTCGTTTTTGGACCCAAAGGGCAGAGGTGGGTCGACTGGGTATGACAATGCTGTAGCATTGCCAGCTGGGGGCAGAGGTGATGAGGAGGAACTTCAAAAGGAGAATGTAAAGAATACTGCTTCTTCAACTGGCAAAATTACTCTTAGTGTTACTAAGACTAAGCCTGAGACTGGTGAGGtgattggtgtttttgagagtGTTCAGCCATCTGATACTGATTTGGGTGCTAAGGTTCCTAAAGATGTCAAGATTCAGGGTGTGTGGTATGCTCAGCTTGACTCTTAG